From the genome of Legionella beliardensis:
TCACGCTTAACAATAAGAGGCATAATAAGCTCAGCAGTTTCAAACGTAGTAAACCTCTCATGGCATAACAAGCACTGCCTTCTACGACGAACTTGCGCGCCCTCTGTCACTAAACGAGAATCAATAACTTTCGTTTCTTCTGCATGGCAAAAAGGACAATACATGATAATTAATTAGTTAGAGTAAACAGGAAAATCATGACACAATTGTACAACTTGCTTTTTAACCCGAGTAAGAACATCTTCATTACCCATGTTATCAAGAATATCACAAATCCAGCCACTCACTGTGTTTATTTCTTTTTCCTTAAAGCCACGTGTAGTTACCGCAGGCGTTCCTAAGCGCAAGCCACTTGTTACAAAAGGTGAGCGCGGATCATTAGGTACAGAGTTTTTATTTACCGTAATATTTGCTTTACTTAATGCTGCATCAGCATCTTTGCCTGTTATATTTTTTTCAATTAGATCAACTAACAGCAAGTGATTTTGTGTGCCACCAGACACGATAGCATACCCTCTTCCTAACAATGTTTTTGCCATTTCTTTTGCATTGGCTAAGACTTGCTGTTGATAGACTTTAAATTCAGGTTGTAACGCTTCGGCAAAGGCGACTGCCTTCGCTGCGATGACATGCATTAAAGGGCCACCTTGCATACCTGGAAAAACAGCAGAATTTAATTTTTTTTCAATCTCTTCATTTGAGCGGGCTAAAATCAAGCCACCTCTAGGCCCTCGTAATGTTTTATGCGTTGTTGTTGTCACAACATCAGCATAAGGAATGGGCGATGGATGTAACCCTGCAGCAACAAGCCCTGCTATATGCGCCATGTCCGCCAGTAAATAAGCCCCTACGCTATCCGCAATAGCACGAAAGCGTGCCCAATCTAGCTGCTGTGAATAAGCTGAAAAACCAGCAATAATGAGTTTAGGGCGATGTTGCTGTGCTTTTTCCTCTAAGGCGTCATAATCAATTAAGCCTGTTTTTACATCAAGGCCATAATCTATAACTTGATACAGCTTTCCTGAGAAATTAACTTTTGAGCCATGGGTTAAATGCCCACCATGCGGTAAGGCCATGCCCATAATTACATCACCTGGATTTAAAAGAGCCATCATGACAGCTGCATTTGCTTGCGAACCAGAATGTGGTTGTACATTCACATAATCTGCTTTAAATAATTGTTTAGCTCGCTCAATGGCTAAACGTTCAGCGATATCCACATACTCACAACCACCATAGTAACGCTTACCAGGGTAGCCTTCCGCATATTTATTTGTAAGTACTGAACCTTGTGCTTCTAAAACACGAGGACTTGCATAATTCTCAGAGGCAATTAACTCGATATGCTCTTCTTGCCGTTTCTTTTCCGCCTCTATTGCTTGCCAAAGTTGGTCATCAAAATTAGCAATCGTGCCCTGTTTATCAAACATTAGCAGCCCTCTTTCTCAGAAATGAAGTTATTATAGATTTATTTATAGCCAGATTGTAGCAAATGAAATAAGCTTTATTACCTAGCGTAGATCTTACTTAAATTGCCTTATAAAAATCAAATAACATTACATTAATTTTATGACTAATTTTTTAATAGATAAACAACTAAGGTTTCTTTAATCCCTCTAACTCGTAATATACAAAAACAAAGCAAGTTAACTTAATCAATCGTCTTTGTGAGCCTTCATAAAATGAAAGTAAAGCAAGCAGTCTAATTAAAGCTTGTTCGTCAATTAGGTTTTTTATTGTTTATAGTTCGAGCAAGCTTTAAACTTAATTTCACCTAAATTACAGCAGTTACCTATGGCCATGAAAATGACTGTTATTATAATCATTACCATTAAAATGCTCATGATAATGACTGTCGTATGATTCACGAGGCACATTATAGGGGCGATTATAAGGCCTATAATAACGGTGATAGGATGGAACACGTACGTTATAAGTTCTATGGTAACCTCTTATAGCGTCTGAATTGTCATGTCTATGAATCGTTGTAATTCGCTGAATGAAATCAGAAAAAGAATGCGTGTGATAACGAGTAGCCGAACAAATCCCTAATGATGGCAGCAGTAGTAAAATTAGAAAAAAACGCTTCATAATACCTCCAAGCCACATAAGGAGCGCAATAGTATTATCGCGCTCAGATTATGAATATCAAATGAATTATTTTGCTTTGATTTCAGCTTTCACTTGATTTTTAAGATAAGGAACTATTCTTACAGTTGTCTCTGAACGGGTGTAACCTGAGTAAATGTGGTAACCATTAAACGTGACGATGTCTAAATACATATCTCTGTGGCAATAACCGTAATAATGCAGATCAATATAATGAGGTGCTTCAAAGCTGTAAACATTGAAAGGCGTTAAAGAGCTACCATCATCAAAACGACCATAAACAGTCACATTATCATAGCTATTATTAATGATTTCAATTTCACAATAGCCTGGTGTCATCGCTTTTTTAGCAGAATTAACAGCTTCTGATTTAAGTCCTTCTGCTTTTGGATGAACATGGTGGTTTTCTGCATATGCAGTTGATAATAAACCTAAACCACAAGCAAGCAATAAAGATTTCAGTTTCATAATTACCCCTTTTGTTTTAAAAACAAAAAGCATGGTAACAAAGGATGTCATTTAGTCAATAGGTTTTTTTTGTATTCACAATTATTTTCTTACTACTTCAACTATTAACTAATTGTGGTATATTAGTGCTTAATTAGAATCGAGCAGTTAACTACTTTGATTCTAAATTACTAATAATAATGATTTAATTCAACCCTCCAGCTCTTCACTGCCTGGCTATTTGAAGGACTAACAATGAAAAAGCGCATGGCTATTATGATAATAGCGTTGATAATTGTTTTTGGAGGAATTATTGCCTTTAACTTATTTAAAGGCGTTATGATTAAGCGCTTTTTTAGTCAATACCAATCTGCGCCAGTTACGATCTCGTCTGTAAAAGCAATTCAAAAAAATTGGGAACCACGTATCGCGGCTGTTGGTAATTTCGTTGCTATCAATGGCGTCGAAGTTAACTCGGAAGCCTCAGGTAAGGTCGTTGCGATTCATTTTGATTCAGGGCAATACGTTCAGAAAGACATGCCTTTAATAGATATTGATGACAGTGTTGAACAAGCTCAATTAAAATTTAATCAAGCAGATAAAGATTTAAAAGCCATTAGTTATCAGCGACAAGCCGATTTATATAAGCGAGGCGCCACCCCAAGCTCAAATGTCGATGAAGCTAAAGCTAATTTAGAGCAAGCTCAAGCTAATGTAGAAAAAATAGAAGCACAAATTAGACAAAAACACATTTTAGCCCCCTTTTCAGGAAGAGTAGGTATTCGTCAAGTTAATTTAGGCCAGTACATTTCACCAGGACAAACCTCTATTGTTACTTTACAATCCCTAGATCCGCTCTACCTTGAATTTAATTTACCGGAACAATTCTATAAACGCCTACACCTTCAGCAAAAAATTCAATTTAGTGTCGAAGGTTTACCAAAGCTATTTTTTACTGGTGAAATTACGGCTATCAATGCTAAAGTAGATACCAATACTCACAATATTTTAGTACAAGCAACAGTACCTAACTGCCCTGCTCAAGCCTTACAAGATCCTACCAAATCAAAGTTAATATCTATTAAAAAAGATGAAGATAGAAATATAACAATTATCAACTGCGATACCAATTTAAATACAAAAAATCGTATTAATGAATTCATTTTTATTCCTGGCATGTTTGCCGCAATTAATATAGAGCAGCCTTCTATTCCTAATGTAGTTGTTTTACCTTCTACAGCTATTTCCTATAGCTTATATGGCAATTCAGTATTTCTTATTGAAAAAAATAAGGATGGAAAAAAAGATGAAAAAGGTAACGATATTTTACAGGTAAGACGCGTATTTGTGCATACAGGTGAGCAAGAAGGTAACTATACAATCATCAAGGATGGCATAAGTCCAGGCCAAACAGTAGTAAGCTCAGGTGAACTTAAACTACAAAATGGCACCCGAGTTGTCATTAATAATGATGTCAAACTCAACGATGTAGCAAACCCTGATACGTTAGGGCAGTAATAATGGATACCGTGGTCAAGCCACGGTATTTCGGAGTAAATTAAATAAGCATAGTTATAAGAAAAAATCGCGCTAGCCCTAGCGTCACGTGATTTAGAAAATAGCTTTAAGAATTATTTTTAGGAAAGTGGATGAATTTCACCGATATTTTTATTAAGCGTCCAGTATTAGCTACCGTTATTAGCTTACTCATCTTTTTATTCGGCTTAAATTCATTAACTACCATGCAAATCCGTCAATTTCCTCAAATGGATAATACAGTTATTACGATTACGACCAGTTATCCTGGGGCTGATTCTAATTTGATTGCAGGCTTCATTACCACCCCCTTAGAAGCGGCTGTTGCGAGTGCTGAAGGCATTGATTATATGACTTCTTCTAGTACGCAAGGCTTAAGTACTATAACCTTAACAATTAAATTAAATTTTAACCCGCAAGTTGCCTTTACTGACGTCATGAGTAAAGTACAGCAAACTTTAAATCAATTACCGCCACAAGCACAACAACCAGTCATTATTAAAAGCTCTGATGCCTCAACACCTTTAATGTACATAAGTCTAGATAGTCTTGATATGACACCACAGCAGATTACCGATTATGCCGTGCGTGTCGTACAACCCCAATTACAAACTGTGGATGGTGTAGCGCAAGCGCAAATCTTAGGAGGTGCAACGTACTCCATGCGCATTTTTCTAGACCCTGTCAAAATGGCTGCGTTTAAAGTAACGCCCGCTGATGTTACACAAGTGCTGGCACGCAATAATTTTTTAACTGCAGCTGGAAATACCAAAGGTGAATATGTCGCTCTTAGCATAACGGCTAAAACTGATTTAAATAATACCGAAGAATTTAGCAAGCTTATTGTTAGAAGTGATAAAACAGCAATTATACGTTTAAAAGATATAGGTAAAATAGAATTAGGCTCACAAGACTATAATACAGCGGTAACTTTCAATGGTAAAAAGGCCGTATTTATTGCCATTACTCCAACACCAACGGCTAATCCACTGACAGTTATTAGTAAAGTGCGGAAACTATTTCCTTCTATTACTCGTGAATTTCCTCCATCTTTAACGGGAACTATTGTTTATGATGCAACTGATTTTATTCGAGCCTCCATTAAGGAAGTTATTTTAACTATCATGGAAGCAGCCTTGATTGTTATTGTCGTTATTTTTCTTTTCCTAGGTTCAATTCGCTCAGTTATTATACCTGTAGTCACTATTCCCCTATCACTTATTGGTGTATGTACCTTAATGCTATTTTTAGGGTATTCAATTAATCTATTAACTCTCTTAGCCTTTGTATTAGCTATTGGGTTAGTTGTAGATGATGCGATTGTTGTTGTAGAAAATGTTCATCGTCATTTGGAAGAAGGTAAAACCCCTCTGAGTGCTGCGATAATTGGTGCTCGCGAAATTGCAGTGCCTGTTATTGCAATGACGATTACGCTAGCGGCAGTTTATGCCCCTATTGGCTTTATGGGCGGATTAACAGGTGCTCTTTTTAAAGAATTTGCATTTACTTTAGCAAGTGCTGTGGTTATTTCAGGCATTATTGCGCTTACTTTAACGCCTATGATGTGCTCTAAATTACTCTCTAGCGAAATGAGTTCAGGAAAATTTGCTCATTTTTTAGATAGAAAATTTAATACGATGAAAGTATATTATCAAAGAAAATTACACAGCTTGCTTGATACTAGAGCTATCATGCTTGTGCTTGCTGCTGTCATTTTATTAATGCTACCTTATTTATATTCTACGACGCCTACGGAAACCGCACCTGAAGAAGATCAAGGATTTTTCTTCGTTGTCGGAACAGCGCCTCAATACGCAACAATTAATTATATTGCCGCCTTTACTCAATTATTTGATAAAATTTATAAAAGCTTCCCTGAAACGGCCCACTACTTTAATATTAATACAAGTGCGCCTGTTTCTGGCATGGTCTTAAAACCTTGGGACGAAAGAAGCCGCTCTCAATTTGCCCTAAAACAACCCTTACAACATAAATTAGATCAAGTGGCTGGCTTAAAAACATTTGCTGTTATCCCACCGCCTTTACCAGGGGGCGGCAGTGGTACACCAATTCAATTTGTTATTAAAACAACCAATGATTTTCAGACGCTATTTGAGATATCTAATCAATTACTTAATAAAGCCCAAAAAAGCGGTTATTTCATTTTTCTCGATAACAGCCTTAAATTTAATCAACCTGAAATTGAACTACAAATTAATCGCTCAAAAGCTGCTGATTTAGGTTTAGATATGCAAGATATTGGTAGTAGTTTGACGAGTGCATTATCTGGCAATTATGTTAACTTTTTTAATTTGCAAGGCCGCAGTTATCAAGTTATTCCGCAATTAGATAGGCGATATCGTTTAACCGCAGAGCAACTGGGCAAAATTTATGTGCGCTCTAAAAGCGGTACGATGATTCCTTTATCGACCGTTGTAACACCACTCGAAAAAACACAACCAAATGCTGTTACCCATTTTCAGCAATTAAATTCTGCCACTATTCAAGGGGTAACTATGCCTGGCGTTACCTTAGGGCAAGGTTTAGCGCTTTTGCAAAATGAAGCCAAATCGATTTTACCTCGCGGCTATACGTATGATTTTGGCGGCCAGTCTCGACAGTATATCCAGGAAGGAACTGCTTTAGTTTTTGCCTTCTTCTTATCTATTATTGTCATTTTCTTAGTTTTAGCAGCCCAATACGAAAGCTTTCGGGATCCTTTAATTGTTTTAATTAGCGTACCTATGTCTATATGTGGTGCATTAATTCCACTTAATTTAGGGTTGGCATCCATTAATATTTATACCCAAGTTGGGCTAATTACCTTAATTGGATTAATCAGTAAACATGGCATTTTAATTGTGGATTTTGCTAATCAATTGCAAAGAGAGAAAAAGTTAGACAAACGTGCTGCAGTAGAAGAAGCAGCTGCCATTCGTTTGCGCCCTATTCTCATGACCACTGCTGCAATGGTTTTTGGCGTATTTCCTTTATTGATTGCCAGTGGGGCTGGCGCGGTCAGTCGATTTGATATTGGTATTGTGATTTCTGCTGGTTTATTGATAGGTACTTTTTTTACACTCTTTGTAGTACCAACCATGTATACTTATCTGGCCGCTGACCATCGCCATGAAGGGCCAGATAATTTAGAGACTAAGGCAAATCCGCCGCTGGCTCATAATACTTAATTAATAAGCAAACTCATTTTCTGAAGAAATTGTACAAAGCTTGAAATATTGTCGTCAATAACTGTAAATGCATGTTAAAATCACACGTTTCATGCATTACTACTGATGACAGGCTAAACCATGGATAAGACGTATTCTCCCCAAGCAATAGAGAAATTTCGCTACCAAGACTGGGAAACTCAACATTTTTTCCAACCTCAGGGCGACGGTCCAAATTACTGTATTATGTTACCGCCACCTAATGTAACAGGTAGCCTACATATGGGCCATGGTTTCCAACATACCTTAATGGATATACTCACTCGCTACCACCGTATGCAGGGTAATAAGACGCTATGGCAGCCAGGTACTGATCATGCAGGTATTTCGACGCAACTTGTTGTTGAGCGTCAATTAGAAAATAAAGGCTTACAGCGCAAAGAGTTGACCCGAGAACAGTTCTTAGAACACGTATGGCAGTGGAAAGAAGAGTCTGGCCATCAGATTACATCACAAATGCGGCGAATTGGTTCTTCAGTTGATTGGAAACGTGAGCGCTTTACAATGGATGAAGGCCTTTCTGGGGCCGTGCAAAAAGTATTTGTACAGCTTTATGATGAAGGCTTAATTTACCGCGGGACACGCTTAGTTAACTGGGATCCTAAATTAGGTACAGCGGTTTCGGACTTAGAGGTTATTTCCCAAGAAGAAGATGGTTTTCTATGGCATATTTGCTACCCAATCGTTGACTCTGATGAGTTTCTTATTGTTGCTACCACTCGGCCTGAAACCATGTTAGGTGATGTAGCGGTTGCTGTACACCCAGAGGATACGCGTTATCAGCACTTAATTGGCAAGCAAGTAGCGCTTCCTCTTTGTGATAGGCAAATACCAATTATCGCAGATGATTATGTTGATCGTGAGTTTGGTACAGGTTGTGTAAAAATTACACCTGCTCATGATTTTAACGATCATGAAATTGGCAAACGCCATAACCTTCCTGCTATCAATATTCTTACTAAGAAAGGTGCAATAAACAAAAATGCGCCGCTTAAATACCAAGGTATGGATAGATTTATTGCCCGTAAACAAGTGATTGAAGATTTAACAGAAAAGCAATTACTTATTAAAACAGAACCGCACAAATTGAAAGTTCCTAGAGGCGAAAAATCTAATGTAATTATTGAACCATTATTGACTGATCAATGGTATGTAAAAATAAAACCGTTAGCAGAACCTGCAATTGATGCTGTTAAAAAAGGTGAAATTCGTTTTGTTCCTGAAAATTGGACTAAAACTTACTTCCAATGGATGGAAAATATAGAAGATTGGTGTATCAGCCGTCAACTGTGGTGGGGACACCGTATTCCTGCCTGGTATGATAGCCATGGGCATATTTATGTCGGTTACAGTGAAAAAGATGTTCGCTTTAAATATAAGCTTGATGACGCACTGCATCTTAAGCAAGACGAAGATGTTCTGGATACGTGGTTTTCATCAGCACTGTGGCCTTTTTCTACTTTAGGTTGGCCTGAGCGCACCCCTGAATTAGAACAGTTTTATCCAACTTCTGTGCTAATTACAGGGTTTGATATTATCTTTTTCTGGGTAGCCCGTATGATTATGATGGGCTTAAAATTTACAGGTAAAATACCTTTCAAAGAAGTCTTAATTACCGGTCTTATTCGTGATAGTGAGGGCCAGAAAATGTCTAAATCTAAAGGGAATGTTTTAGACCCTTTAGATATTATTGATGGCATTGATATCGATACCCTAGTGGCTAAACGCACCGCTAATTTAATGCTTCCTTCTTTAAAGGAAAAAATAGCTAAAGCAACTCGTAAAGAATTTCCAGAAGGCATTCCAGCCTTTGGTACCGATGCGCTGCGCTTTACCTTCTGCTCACTCGCATCCTTTGGCCGTAATGTTCGATTTGATCTTCATCGCGTTGAAGGTTATCGAAATTTCTGTAATAAGCTATGGAATGCGGCCCGCTATGTTTTACTTAATACCGAAGAACAAATTGACTTAGAAGATGGTGCTTTTCAATATAGCCCTGCTGATCAATGGATACTCTCTTGCTTACAACACACCATCGCTGATTGCCATCATTATTTAGCGACTTATCGTTTTGACTTATTAGCTAATACTTTGTATGAATTTGTGTGGCATGAATACTGTGATTGGTATTTAGAGTTATCTAAACCTGTTCTTTATGACCCACAAGCACTGGGTGCGATGAAGCGTGGCACCCGAAGAACGCTAATTCATATATTGGATCAAGTATTAAAACTACTACATCCTATTATGCCTTTTATTACTGAAGAAATATGGCAACGCACCAGCAAACTAACCAGTCAGAATAGTGAAAGTATCATGCTCAGCACTTACCCAAAAGTTAATGAGCAATTTATCAATACTGCCTTAGAAGCTCAAATGGCTTGGGTTAAAGAGGTGATTCAATCAGTACGTACCATTCGCAGTGAAATGGGTATTTCACCTGCCAAGCTAATTATGTTGCAAGTTAAGAATGCTTCTGCTGCTGAGAAAGAACGTTTTAAACATTACCATAATATAATAACAACGCTCAGTAAATTAGCTTATATCCATTTTCTAGAGCAAGATGAGGAAGTGCCTATTTCAGCTTCTGCCGTAGTTGGCGAGCTTGAGCTTTTAATTCCTATGGCAGGCCTTATTAATAAAGAAACTGAATTAAGCCGTTTAAATAGAGAAATTGCTAAATTAGAGAAAGACATTACTTTAGCTGAAAGCAAATTGAATAATCCTAAATTTACTGATAAAGCGCCTGCTGAAATTATAGATAAAGAGAGAGAAAAGTTAGCCCAAGCGCAACTTGCAAGAGAAAAATTACAAGTGCATAGACAAACTATTGAAAAGCTTTAATACGCACAGCTTAATCTCGAATCTGTATGGTTTTACAGGTTACGAATAACATTCGCTTGTACCATAAAAGCCATTAAATAGCTTTTATGGTACCTTACTTTAATTAACTCTGATTTAACCTTGACTTAGAAGCAATGAAAATGCTCCAATTACACCTACACCTGATAAAGGTTGGAAATAACTGCCTACCTGCCAAACTGCCTTTGCTTGCTATGCGCTCACCAAAATACTGTTGTTAACAACAGTATTTCTACCCGCAGGAAGATAGGTGAGGTATTAATTGGTTTAATCTGCATCGATCTACTGGAGGGATGATGTTTACCTTAATTTTATGTCTTTTTATTGCTTGCCTGTTTCCTTACCTTGCAAAGATTCCTGTGGTTGTAGCAATGAACAAGCAACCTGGAGGCCACGACAATAAACACCCCAGGGCACAGCAAGCCTCCTTAAAAGGCTGGGGTGCACGCGCGGTTGCAGCGCATCAAAATAGCTTTGAATCACTTCTTATTTTTGCCACAGCTTGCCTAACGGCTATTGCTACACGCCATACAGGTTATACAATTCAAGTGCTTGCCATTATTTATCTCCTTTCTAGAGTAATATACCATGCGTTGTATTTACTTAATTGGTCAACATTGCGTACGACTTTCTGGGCCCTTGGCTATATTGTTTCCTTAGTTATAATTTGGCTATGTATTCCCGTCTAATAGGCCTCTTACCATCAAATACCGTCAGCCCACTTCGCTGGGCTAACTTAAATATTTAATTTATATAAGATTTTTTATAATCACTTAATAAAACCTTAAGAATTCTATGTTAAAAATGCCATAGGTTTAAAAATAATTAAAATAATGGAATTTTTAGATATTGCAGAAAAAATTATTCCAGCCTATGCATCACTCCCATCAGCTGAAAGACATCATTTCCAAAGTACTTCTATAGGACAAGATTTTGTTAAATTAATTAAGAAAATTAAACGGGATACTGCTAATTTTCAAAGCTCTGTTAGTTTATTTAATGTGCTTTTTTCACCATTAGAGACGCGAAGAGAACAATTAATTAATGACATTGACAATAGTATTTCGGATTTTAAAGAAACTTACCAAGACCACCAAGACTATAAGCTAATCAAAGAAAAATGCGATTTCCTGTTACTGCAAGAAGACTTACCGCTACTGCGCTTTCTCAATGAAGACGAACGACGAATAGTTGTTAATACAGAATATTCGCAAACCTATATCAGGCTTAAAGTACATTTAAAACAATCTCTTAAAATAGCTCGCAGTGAATTCGAAAAAGTGCCGAATTGGCAAAATCAAGACACCATAGAAAAGCTAAACACGCAATACCTGTTAGCGAGTGACGTATGGCACCATAGCTTTCAAGATGACATAAAATTAACGGAATTAAGAAATCTAATAAATAGTCAACAAATCGTTGAAGATTTAATTCATCTAGCTAAATTTTTTCCTTTACTTAACTGCCGACTTAATGCAACCAGCCCACAAACAGAGTTTGAAAAATTAATAGCAGCGATTAACCATTCAAACCAAACACCAGAAGAAATATATAACCTAGAAAAAAAGCAACTTAGCGATCTTCTTTACTATTGTATGCAGCAAATTACCTTACATGATTTGCAATTTATTAACTTAAAACAATTTAATAAAGAACAAGCCCAACAGATGGCTGCGGCCAGTTTACAAGCATTTAATGAGCAATCCCAGCTAAGGCTTTGTGAGCTATTGCAAAACTATCATCAAGCACTGAATACCTATGTGTTAAGCCAATTAAAGTTAATAAATGGCAAAGCATGGCAACAAAGTGAACCACTATTGCCCCAAAGTTTACTTAGCTCTCTTTCTCATTTATTAAATCATTCGCTTGTTAATCAAACCAACGAATTTTTACGTCGTCTATCAGATGCACACGCTTTTATTCAAGCTACGGGTTTTGCGACTCAAAATGAAAGCTCATTTTTAGCGATTCTTGACTTTTATAACTATAATCGCTTTGCAGGACAAGTTGCGGAAACAAAATCAATTTTGGCAAGCCTGCTTAATCCTTTTTTACCGCTTTATTTTGAGTACAAAAACATTGCTTTATATGAAAAAAGTATTTTCTTCAAACTTTATCGCACTGTTATGCCCGCACTCGTTGCTGTTGCCTTTATTATTTTAGTCGCAGCCTTACTATCACCATTAGGCTTGCCTGAATTAGCATTTGCTGCAGCATTCATACCAACTTTATTTATTGGAGTTGCGCTTGCTACAAATTATGTGCTTTTAAAAGATAAAATTTATAATGGATTGCGTGAGTTTTATTATGATGGACCCTATAACATTCCTGAGTTTCAAATTAACCAACGCATGTTAACCGCATTTAAAGACCTAAAGACAGCCAATGAGGTTAAAAAATATTATATTCAAGAGCTTAAAACATGCATCGATTTAGATAAGTTTTACCAATCTAAAAAAAAGCAAGGTATCCTAACTACCGAGGAAATAGCAGCACACAAAGAAAATACGGCTAAATTAAACCTCCTCTATTTAGAATGGTATGATATCCATAGCAACAATGAATTAAGCTATACCATCGCGCCAGAAATCATTTTAACTAGATTAAAAAAGGAAGGTTGCAAGGAGTATCAAGCATTAGAAGCAGCCTTAGAGAGTGAATTAGGCGAGCTTAAAAGTTCTATTCATCAAACTGTAAACGATTTAGAAGCAACGTTTAGAGCGCAAGAATTACAGGCTACAGTTAGTAGCACCGTACAGCAAGCACCAGCACTTAAAATACATTATACACCATGCTTATTTAAACCGAGTT
Proteins encoded in this window:
- a CDS encoding MAPEG family protein — its product is MFTLILCLFIACLFPYLAKIPVVVAMNKQPGGHDNKHPRAQQASLKGWGARAVAAHQNSFESLLIFATACLTAIATRHTGYTIQVLAIIYLLSRVIYHALYLLNWSTLRTTFWALGYIVSLVIIWLCIPV